In Methanobacterium sp., the following are encoded in one genomic region:
- a CDS encoding DUF515 domain-containing protein — protein sequence MLDKIRGKKKDDKDAPDLRGNNKKKNDSDIGGRLKGMVGKVTGKSDNPPKEAKKNPPERKMPKPMPKPMAKPGETPRLRPPQRKSDSKRPIRSGGSGVRGGFGRKIQDDDQKTLIGLVVVAFIIIVLGGALYYFFIQAPYTEAFNAAKQAKINEVNTYFTGPLTTDPRGIDLRIQIDSAQTPFQVDAIDVMVPATQAWREYQSGQITNQTDPYGRVMFVYAAGGQKNVVLKAADAQAVVNTQLDAKSLVDITVKKPDTVAIPIIVSRLQAAGGLVNVGNSVDVYLMNATSNTTVANNTTNTPNISGATVLAILRAKDSGVIVANKSHAQDMAINNLVQMSSRSESATQDVEQLIRAVSARNWDENEVSTYLNSYGWRLSDFERTSNLGELDAQYLLLLEVPRENAIFLIQNMNNVILTVPTQQAPNWMVKELKAIYG from the coding sequence ATGTTAGATAAAATACGTGGAAAAAAGAAAGATGATAAAGATGCCCCTGATCTTCGAGGGAATAATAAAAAGAAAAATGATTCTGATATAGGAGGACGCCTGAAAGGTATGGTGGGGAAAGTAACGGGAAAATCAGACAATCCCCCAAAAGAAGCAAAGAAAAATCCTCCAGAAAGAAAGATGCCCAAGCCTATGCCTAAACCAATGGCCAAACCTGGTGAGACGCCAAGGTTAAGGCCCCCACAAAGGAAATCTGACAGCAAGAGGCCAATAAGAAGTGGTGGAAGTGGTGTAAGGGGCGGTTTTGGAAGAAAAATTCAAGATGACGACCAAAAAACGCTTATAGGGTTAGTAGTTGTTGCATTTATAATAATTGTACTAGGTGGAGCATTATATTATTTCTTCATTCAGGCACCTTATACTGAAGCATTTAATGCTGCTAAACAAGCCAAAATCAATGAGGTCAACACATACTTTACAGGTCCATTAACAACGGATCCAAGAGGGATAGACCTTCGAATTCAAATTGACAGTGCACAGACACCATTTCAAGTAGATGCTATAGATGTAATGGTTCCTGCAACACAAGCATGGCGGGAATACCAATCCGGGCAAATTACGAATCAAACGGATCCATATGGAAGAGTTATGTTTGTTTATGCTGCAGGTGGTCAAAAGAACGTAGTATTAAAAGCTGCTGACGCGCAAGCTGTTGTAAATACCCAATTAGATGCAAAAAGTTTAGTCGACATAACAGTTAAGAAACCTGACACTGTAGCTATTCCAATAATCGTTTCAAGGCTGCAAGCTGCAGGAGGTTTAGTAAATGTTGGAAACTCTGTTGATGTGTATTTGATGAATGCAACATCAAATACGACAGTAGCAAACAATACGACTAATACTCCTAATATAAGCGGAGCAACTGTTCTTGCAATATTAAGAGCCAAGGACAGTGGAGTTATAGTGGCAAATAAATCACATGCACAAGATATGGCTATTAATAATTTAGTTCAAATGAGTTCACGTAGTGAATCCGCCACTCAAGATGTTGAGCAACTTATAAGGGCTGTTTCTGCCAGAAATTGGGATGAAAACGAAGTAAGCACTTATCTAAACTCTTATGGCTGGAGGTTATCCGACTTTGAAAGAACTTCAAACCTGGGAGAACTTGATGCACAATATCTATTGCTGCTGGAAGTTCCAAGGGAA
- a CDS encoding ribonuclease HII gives MKIVGIDEAGRGPVIGPLVVGGVAVEEEKLEKLEKLQLKDSKRLTPGRRKVMARRINKIAECHTVHIQAHDIDNLRSKNINLNEIEKIAIKKVIGLCNPDVAYIDCIDVKPQRFRDEMENFRDGLKVIAEHKAEDKFPIVAAASIIAKVERDMEIEKLKKEYKDIGSGYPSDPKTIAFLKRFSYENLPDFVRRSWATVQKNRK, from the coding sequence ATGAAGATTGTAGGCATAGATGAGGCAGGAAGAGGACCTGTAATTGGACCTCTTGTAGTAGGAGGAGTTGCAGTTGAAGAAGAAAAGCTTGAAAAGCTTGAAAAACTTCAACTAAAAGATTCCAAGCGATTAACTCCTGGAAGAAGGAAAGTAATGGCCCGAAGAATAAATAAAATAGCTGAATGCCACACTGTCCATATACAAGCTCATGATATAGATAATTTAAGATCTAAAAACATTAATTTAAATGAAATAGAAAAAATCGCTATAAAAAAAGTCATAGGCCTCTGTAACCCTGATGTAGCCTATATTGATTGTATTGATGTTAAGCCTCAAAGATTTCGAGACGAAATGGAGAATTTTAGAGATGGCCTTAAGGTAATTGCTGAACACAAGGCCGAAGATAAGTTCCCAATTGTAGCAGCAGCATCTATAATTGCTAAAGTTGAACGTGACATGGAAATTGAAAAATTAAAAAAAGAATACAAGGACATAGGATCAGGATATCCAAGTGATCCAAAGACAATTGCATTTTTAAAGAGATTCTCTTATGAAAACTTACCTGATTTTGTCAGACGTTCATGGGCAACAGTACAAAAGAACCGTAAGTAA
- a CDS encoding rod shape-determining protein, which produces MNLFGKKKEEKEVIKEKMTNTLGIDLGTLNTVVAKPSGDKFDLYKIPSVVAVKKEDSSYVLAVGEDAKSMLGRTPEDIIAVRPLRKGVIESVAQAEALLIYAMDKGAGESMGHIDRIVIGIPGDASEVEKNAVEEIGRKAGASYVLVISEGLAAAIGAGLPIAEASGTMVIDIGAGSSDIVVISLGGITDIETIRLGGDNIDDNIVDKVKEKYNVEIGLHEAEKAKIQVGMVHSQSDMEINKTTVIGKDMETNKPKEVEIDSQLVADAAEEVIAKLSEALAVILERMSPELISGVYRETVVVGGTSQLNGLKERIFEEVGVPVEISDDPMTVVAKGTAIVAAEPRALEPEVRLKAMK; this is translated from the coding sequence ATGAATCTTTTTGGAAAAAAGAAAGAAGAAAAAGAAGTAATAAAGGAAAAAATGACAAATACATTGGGAATTGATTTAGGTACACTTAACACAGTTGTCGCAAAACCATCAGGAGATAAATTTGATCTGTATAAAATACCTTCTGTAGTGGCAGTTAAGAAAGAAGACTCATCATATGTACTTGCAGTAGGTGAAGATGCTAAGTCTATGCTTGGAAGAACACCTGAAGATATTATTGCTGTAAGGCCTCTAAGGAAAGGAGTTATTGAAAGTGTAGCTCAAGCAGAAGCTCTTTTGATATATGCTATGGATAAAGGCGCAGGAGAATCTATGGGGCATATTGATCGGATAGTAATCGGTATTCCAGGGGATGCTTCAGAAGTTGAAAAGAATGCTGTTGAAGAGATAGGCAGAAAAGCAGGGGCAAGTTATGTTTTAGTTATAAGTGAAGGGCTTGCAGCAGCAATAGGTGCAGGATTACCAATTGCAGAAGCATCAGGTACTATGGTGATTGATATTGGTGCTGGATCAAGTGATATTGTGGTTATTTCTCTTGGTGGAATTACTGACATCGAGACAATAAGACTTGGTGGAGATAATATTGATGATAACATTGTAGATAAAGTTAAAGAAAAGTACAATGTTGAAATAGGACTTCATGAAGCTGAAAAAGCTAAAATACAGGTAGGAATGGTGCATTCTCAATCAGATATGGAAATTAATAAAACAACTGTAATTGGGAAAGATATGGAAACCAACAAACCTAAAGAAGTAGAAATAGACTCACAATTAGTTGCAGACGCAGCAGAAGAAGTAATAGCTAAATTATCAGAAGCATTAGCAGTTATACTTGAAAGAATGTCTCCTGAACTTATATCTGGAGTTTATAGGGAAACTGTAGTTGTTGGTGGAACATCACAACTTAACGGATTGAAAGAACGGATATTTGAGGAAGTAGGAGTTCCTGTTGAGATTTCAGACGATCCAATGACAGTTGTTGCAAAAGGAACTGCTATTGTGGCTGCAGAACCAAGGGCACTTGAACCAGAAGTGCGTTTAAAAGCAATGAAATAA
- a CDS encoding archaetidylserine synthase, whose product MNIRHYTSVADLVSIANASSGFLSIVMITMGNLVLAAKFILLAVIFDALDGWVARKINREDEYGFGKNIDSLSDIISFGVAPAMLLYMSYSSFGAPYLNLAVALLIVICGLLRLSRFNVITDASDDKFIGLPIPVTALVLGSFFLSGLFQADIALVIMGIVSLLMISTINYPKFRDIKIVAVSSILVVATLLPQNFLSNISYLPAKLLFIIILLYLIVVPIIDLYTRFIRSGPNVR is encoded by the coding sequence ATGAATATACGACATTATACATCTGTTGCAGATTTAGTTTCAATTGCAAATGCATCCTCCGGATTTTTGTCCATTGTGATGATAACAATGGGTAATTTAGTATTAGCAGCTAAATTTATTTTATTAGCCGTTATATTTGATGCACTTGACGGATGGGTTGCTAGGAAGATAAACAGAGAAGACGAATATGGTTTTGGTAAAAATATTGACTCTTTATCAGATATCATATCTTTTGGTGTTGCTCCGGCAATGCTTTTGTATATGTCTTACTCGTCCTTTGGAGCGCCTTATTTAAACTTAGCTGTTGCTCTTTTAATAGTTATATGTGGATTATTAAGGCTTTCAAGGTTCAACGTAATTACAGATGCATCTGATGATAAATTTATAGGATTACCTATCCCTGTAACTGCTCTAGTGCTCGGATCATTTTTCCTTTCAGGATTATTCCAAGCAGATATAGCACTTGTTATCATGGGAATAGTATCATTACTTATGATAAGTACCATTAACTATCCTAAATTTAGAGACATTAAAATAGTAGCTGTAAGTAGTATTTTGGTAGTGGCGACACTTTTACCTCAAAATTTTTTATCGAATATTTCATATTTACCCGCAAAGCTTTTATTTATCATTATACTACTATATTTAATAGTTGTGCCAATTATAGATTTATATACCAGATTCATTAGAAGTGGTCCGAATGTTAGATAA
- a CDS encoding phosphatidylserine decarboxylase family protein, with amino-acid sequence MFVKGTLKKAGILLTLAVLPFLFGYFLLSFIIFSAIAFLMQFFRDPKRKVPTEKGAVVAPADGRILKGKIDKIEIVEHDDPLMEQIIDEGEKGIRVSTFMSPFDVHVNRSPISGKIIETKYHPGKFKMAFGDIETENEKNLIVIESEYGKFGVIQIAGFIARRIVQYVKIGDEVKVGDRLGMIKFGSRVDLILPCKNSKLLVKEGQKPKAAETIIAIMAEDKTNP; translated from the coding sequence ATGTTCGTTAAAGGAACTTTAAAAAAAGCAGGCATATTATTAACATTAGCAGTTTTACCATTCCTGTTTGGATACTTTCTACTGAGTTTCATTATTTTTTCAGCTATTGCATTCCTTATGCAATTTTTCAGAGACCCGAAACGTAAAGTACCAACAGAAAAAGGAGCTGTAGTAGCTCCTGCCGATGGGAGAATACTAAAGGGAAAAATTGATAAAATCGAAATAGTTGAACACGACGACCCTTTAATGGAACAAATAATCGATGAAGGAGAAAAAGGAATTCGCGTAAGCACGTTCATGTCTCCTTTTGATGTTCATGTAAACCGATCACCTATTTCTGGGAAAATTATAGAAACAAAATATCATCCCGGGAAATTTAAAATGGCTTTTGGAGATATTGAAACAGAAAATGAAAAAAATTTAATAGTTATTGAATCTGAATATGGAAAATTTGGTGTTATCCAAATTGCAGGATTTATTGCACGACGTATAGTTCAATACGTCAAAATAGGTGATGAAGTAAAAGTAGGAGACCGACTCGGAATGATAAAATTTGGATCAAGAGTAGATCTAATATTGCCTTGCAAGAACAGTAAATTACTGGTTAAAGAAGGACAAAAACCAAAAGCTGCAGAAACTATAATTGCAATAATGGCAGAGGATAAAACAAACCCGTGA